In Brienomyrus brachyistius isolate T26 chromosome 14, BBRACH_0.4, whole genome shotgun sequence, the following proteins share a genomic window:
- the LOC125707862 gene encoding rho-related GTP-binding protein RhoB — MAAIRKKLVVVGDGACGKTCLLIVFSKDEFPEVYVPTVFENYVADIEVDIKQVELALWDTAGQEDYDRLRPLSYPDTDVILMCFSVDSPDSLENIPEKWVPEVKHFCPNVPIILVANKKDLRNDENVRNELSRMKQEPVKTEDGRAMAVRIGAYDYLECSAKTKDGVREVFETATRAALQKRSRPSGGCVNCCKLL, encoded by the coding sequence ATGGCCGCTATTCGTAAGAAACTGGTGGTGGTTGGGGACGGTGCCTGCGGAAAAACCTGTCTGCTGATCGTCTTCAGTAAGGACGAGTTCCCGGAGGTCTACGTACCCACAGTCTTCGAGAACTACGTGGCGGACATCGAGGTGGACATCAAGCAGGTGGAGCTGGCTCTCTGGGACACGGCCGGCCAGGAAGATTACGACCGCCTCCGCCCTCTCTCCTACCCGGACACCGACGTCATCCTTATGTGCTTCTCCGTGGACAGCCCGGATTCTTTGGAGAACATCCCCGAGAAGTGGGTGCCCGAGGTGAAGCACTTCTGCCCCAACGTGCCCATAATCCTGGTGGCCAACAAAAAGGACCTGCGCAACGACGAGAATGTCAGGAACGAGCTGTCGCGGATGAAGCAGGAGCCGGTGAAAACTGAGGACGGCAGGGCCATGGCCGTGCGCATTGGCGCCTACGACTACCTGGAGTGTTCGGCCAAGACCAAGGACGGGGTCCGGGAGGTCTTCGAGACGGCGACCCGGGCCGCCCTGCAGAAACGCTCTAGGCCGTCGGGCGGCTGCGTCAACTGCTGCAAGTTGCTGTGA